From a single Sulfolobus sp. E5-1-F genomic region:
- a CDS encoding MBL fold metallo-hydrolase, translating into MPTVKLTKNVIVVTGSPNTLIYDNRVVIDLGGKNSSLDINAEVQLATHGHADHIAGLLKRDAKIRYLPKEDYWSLTLMGRRAMIYECSSKDSEIFVFDYVKENLDSLNEEVRNSEIEVVKLPGHTPGHSGYMVDNILYAGDAFFGEKVLEGFSVPFYTDFWAALESLDKVKDLVKTVDNIVISHGPVYTNKNKMVSILESNITYAQKLIGKILDLLSNSELTVEEIVVKLKPDLTPANVLLNSVVVRSILLGLENIEYNVSQRGLVFRRKVH; encoded by the coding sequence ATGCCAACTGTGAAACTCACAAAGAACGTTATAGTTGTAACTGGTAGTCCAAATACGTTGATTTATGATAATAGAGTTGTGATAGATCTAGGAGGAAAGAACTCCTCCCTAGATATAAACGCAGAAGTTCAATTAGCGACACATGGTCACGCTGATCACATAGCTGGTTTATTGAAAAGGGATGCTAAAATAAGATATCTTCCTAAGGAGGACTATTGGTCATTAACTCTAATGGGAAGAAGAGCTATGATTTATGAATGTAGTTCAAAGGATTCCGAAATCTTTGTATTTGACTACGTTAAAGAAAACCTAGACTCCTTAAATGAGGAAGTTCGAAATTCGGAAATTGAAGTAGTAAAATTGCCAGGGCATACACCAGGCCATAGTGGATACATGGTTGATAATATTCTATACGCAGGAGATGCATTTTTTGGCGAGAAAGTGCTAGAGGGTTTCTCAGTTCCATTTTATACTGATTTCTGGGCTGCATTAGAGTCACTGGATAAAGTTAAAGATTTAGTAAAGACTGTTGATAACATAGTAATAAGTCATGGTCCAGTGTACACTAATAAAAATAAAATGGTCTCAATTTTAGAGAGTAATATCACTTATGCTCAAAAGTTGATTGGAAAAATCTTAGATCTACTATCAAATAGTGAGCTTACAGTTGAGGAGATTGTGGTCAAGTTAAAGCCAGATCTAACACCGGCTAATGTATTGCTAAATTCAGTTGTTGTGAGATCAATACTCCTTGGGTTAGAGAATATTGAATATAACGTATCCCAAAGAGGGTTGGTTTTTAGAAGAAAGGTTCATTAA
- a CDS encoding type II secretion system F family protein, producing MLRIFNVRNEVDSKYIFMLAFMLALFSSGVPPEIVILHLSKEDSFKPYTKVFKKIRNLVSEYRYKFSSAITYSIKNLNIRYLKEFLIRLSQAVTFGDDMIEYLSREIDFTLSEYNAYSARLIESMNNFLTIYATLNSSLTFLVADITILSLIYSGGTTLITQLTILSLALLGNLTLVMYLLYRPENYIRYNIIDKLLLTFAISLSIIFSVIYTSYIVLIGSGIALLGIGLRYRLYENKIYRIERYFLLFIRYFSRNYAIVSNLKESLMAVLRGDLGDVKPLVRRALNRLNFGINKEKIFTLIGDESGSILVSMLSKVLFETISMGGNVMIIGEILSKIGDSILNIRSRKEQNGRAFETSIYALQTASAGVSAALISIVNMLNNIFSTQNVSTVFSFSEVNIDVISRIFLIILLILSFANGIAITLAYGKSLHVSLYFIGILIILSSISYYVVLILTGNIFKELTSPSGLLQTT from the coding sequence ATGCTAAGAATATTTAATGTAAGAAATGAAGTAGACTCTAAATATATTTTTATGCTAGCTTTTATGCTTGCGTTATTTTCCTCAGGAGTTCCACCAGAAATCGTTATATTGCATTTAAGTAAGGAAGACTCGTTTAAACCATATACCAAAGTGTTCAAAAAAATAAGAAATTTAGTTTCTGAGTATAGATATAAATTCTCATCTGCAATAACCTACAGCATTAAGAACCTCAACATTAGATACTTGAAAGAATTCTTAATACGATTATCACAAGCAGTAACTTTTGGTGATGACATGATAGAGTACTTGTCAAGAGAAATCGATTTTACATTATCTGAATACAATGCCTATTCTGCTAGGTTAATAGAATCAATGAATAATTTTCTTACAATTTATGCTACATTAAATAGCTCCCTTACCTTTTTAGTAGCTGACATCACAATTTTATCCTTAATTTATAGTGGAGGAACAACCCTAATAACTCAGCTTACTATCTTATCCTTAGCACTTCTAGGAAATTTAACATTAGTTATGTATCTATTATATAGACCAGAAAATTACATTAGGTACAACATTATAGATAAACTCCTTCTGACATTCGCAATATCTCTTTCAATAATATTTTCAGTAATATATACTTCATATATAGTTTTAATTGGAAGTGGTATAGCTCTATTAGGAATTGGTCTTAGATATAGATTATATGAAAATAAAATCTATAGAATAGAAAGATATTTCTTACTCTTTATAAGGTACTTTTCGAGAAATTATGCAATAGTAAGTAATTTAAAAGAGTCTCTGATGGCTGTATTAAGGGGGGATTTAGGAGACGTGAAGCCTTTAGTCAGAAGAGCGCTAAATAGATTAAACTTCGGAATTAATAAAGAAAAAATATTTACATTGATAGGAGACGAAAGTGGAAGCATATTAGTGAGCATGTTAAGCAAAGTATTATTTGAAACGATAAGTATGGGAGGGAATGTTATGATAATTGGAGAGATTTTAAGTAAGATAGGTGATTCAATTTTGAATATAAGATCTAGAAAAGAGCAAAATGGAAGAGCTTTTGAAACATCAATATATGCATTACAAACAGCTTCAGCAGGGGTATCTGCTGCATTAATATCAATAGTAAATATGCTAAATAATATATTTTCAACCCAGAACGTATCTACGGTATTTAGTTTCTCAGAAGTTAATATAGACGTTATATCACGAATATTTCTAATTATATTATTAATATTGAGTTTCGCTAATGGAATAGCTATAACATTGGCATATGGCAAATCACTTCATGTCAGTCTATATTTTATAGGAATACTAATAATATTAAGCTCAATAAGTTATTATGTAGTTCTCATACTAACTGGAAACATATTTAAGGAATTAACTTCACCGTCAGGTTTACTACAAACAACGTGA
- a CDS encoding type II/IV secretion system ATPase subunit — MSFIEDYLSKFQEKPVMIDDPNRLKGSKNYNIIYKVDKYIYIHVQSTKAEDGYNQYTVIEPPRPKPKEMEEIEEKFAKTVGDSEPPPTIEEKEIFMRKVLDKILNKVKISVPKEYAIYHFIRDKLYSGILEPLIRDPYIEDMSIPGLGHIYIVHKVFGPMRTSLLIENEEELDTLIITLSEKTYRPVSHNRPIIDASLPDGSRVNFVYGIDISRRGSNLTIRKFSKIPISITQLISFGTLSPLLAAYIWMMLDEGMNLFVCGETASGKTTTLNAITTFIPPNLKIVTIEDTPELTVPHSNWVAEVTRETGGEGSVKLFDLLKAALRQRPNYILVGEIRDREGNVAFQAMQTGHSVMATFHAANIRTLVQRLTGYPIEVPKSYINNLNIALFQTALYDKKGNMIRRVVEVDEIIDIDPVTNDVVYIPAFTYDPTEDKIIFAGRGASYLIENKVAVRRGIERRNIGILYDELNLRAEFLKILISKKIFNYFEVWNQILRARQVGIEEMIKYAKNI; from the coding sequence ATGAGTTTCATTGAAGATTACTTATCTAAGTTTCAGGAAAAACCAGTAATGATTGACGACCCAAATAGACTGAAAGGTAGTAAGAATTACAATATAATTTACAAGGTAGATAAATATATTTACATCCATGTTCAAAGTACAAAGGCAGAAGACGGCTATAACCAATATACAGTAATTGAACCGCCGAGACCGAAACCTAAAGAAATGGAAGAAATAGAAGAGAAATTTGCAAAAACCGTTGGTGACTCTGAACCGCCACCTACTATTGAAGAAAAGGAAATATTTATGAGAAAAGTTTTAGATAAAATACTAAACAAGGTAAAAATATCTGTGCCAAAAGAATACGCAATATATCACTTTATAAGAGATAAGTTATATTCAGGGATATTAGAACCGTTAATTAGAGATCCATATATCGAGGATATGTCGATTCCCGGCTTAGGTCATATTTACATTGTGCATAAGGTATTCGGTCCTATGAGGACATCATTATTGATCGAGAATGAAGAGGAACTGGATACTCTAATTATTACTTTAAGTGAGAAAACATATAGACCAGTGTCTCATAACAGACCAATAATTGATGCAAGCTTGCCAGATGGATCAAGAGTGAATTTCGTTTATGGAATTGATATAAGTAGAAGAGGTTCTAATTTGACTATAAGAAAATTCAGTAAAATACCGATTAGTATAACTCAGTTGATCTCATTCGGTACCTTATCTCCACTTCTAGCAGCATATATATGGATGATGTTAGACGAAGGAATGAACTTGTTCGTTTGCGGAGAGACTGCATCCGGAAAAACAACTACACTTAACGCAATTACCACTTTTATCCCTCCCAATTTAAAAATAGTAACAATAGAAGATACTCCTGAACTTACGGTACCTCATTCAAATTGGGTAGCAGAAGTAACTAGAGAAACAGGTGGTGAGGGAAGCGTAAAACTATTCGACTTACTTAAAGCCGCTTTAAGGCAAAGACCTAACTACATTCTGGTCGGAGAGATTAGAGATAGGGAAGGTAATGTCGCATTCCAAGCAATGCAGACTGGACATTCAGTAATGGCAACGTTTCATGCGGCGAATATAAGAACACTTGTACAGAGGCTTACTGGTTATCCTATAGAAGTACCTAAAAGTTATATTAATAACCTTAATATAGCACTATTTCAGACTGCATTGTATGACAAAAAGGGTAATATGATAAGAAGAGTAGTGGAGGTTGATGAGATAATAGATATAGACCCCGTTACTAATGACGTAGTCTATATACCAGCATTTACTTATGATCCTACAGAAGATAAGATAATTTTCGCCGGAAGAGGAGCTTCATACCTTATAGAAAATAAGGTTGCAGTTAGAAGAGGAATAGAACGTAGAAATATAGGAATTCTTTATGATGAATTAAATTTAAGGGCGGAATTTCTAAAAATACTTATAAGTAAAAAAATTTTTAATTATTTTGAAGTTTGGAATCAAATATTAAGAGCTAGACAAGTTGGCATAGAAGAGATGATAAAATATGCTAAGAATATTTAA
- a CDS encoding ATPase domain-containing protein translates to MEGYTVIIKTGNEDLDRRLSGLPFPALIMIEGDHGTGKSVLSAQFCYGLLIGGKKGYVITTEQTSKDYLKKMKDVKINLIPFFLKGILGIAPLNTNRFNWNSKLANRILEVIIDFIKKRKNMDFVIIDSLSIVATFAEIKQILQFMKDARVLVDLGKLILFTIHPDVFSEELKSRITSIVDVYFKLSATSIGGRRIKVLERIKTIGGIQGGDAISFDIDPALGIKVVPLSLSRA, encoded by the coding sequence ATGGAGGGGTATACTGTGATAATAAAAACTGGAAATGAGGATTTAGATAGAAGATTATCAGGATTACCGTTTCCAGCACTAATCATGATTGAGGGAGATCATGGAACCGGTAAAAGTGTTCTATCTGCACAATTTTGTTATGGACTACTAATAGGCGGAAAGAAGGGTTATGTAATAACTACAGAACAAACTAGTAAAGACTATTTGAAAAAGATGAAAGATGTAAAGATTAATCTAATACCGTTTTTCTTAAAAGGTATCCTGGGAATTGCTCCGTTAAATACGAATAGATTTAATTGGAATTCAAAATTAGCAAATAGGATACTTGAAGTCATCATAGACTTCATAAAAAAGAGGAAGAACATGGACTTCGTTATTATTGATAGTTTGTCAATAGTAGCCACATTCGCAGAAATAAAGCAAATTTTACAATTTATGAAAGATGCTAGAGTATTAGTTGATCTAGGAAAGCTTATATTATTTACTATCCACCCAGATGTGTTTAGTGAGGAACTAAAGAGTAGAATCACAAGCATAGTTGACGTTTATTTCAAACTTTCTGCAACTAGCATAGGGGGAAGAAGAATAAAGGTTCTAGAAAGAATTAAAACAATCGGTGGAATACAAGGAGGTGACGCTATTTCATTCGATATAGACCCAGCTCTCGGAATTAAAGTCGTACCACTGTCACTATCGAGGGCTTAA
- a CDS encoding flagellar protein F, with translation MGVSQVVAYVLLFFITISLGLIALGAYIKSQQLLLRAEDVRQSMELDQLNTRIFVKSVVVNGNLLYITITNNGSTVLYDFKDFTIIIKYYANISNISTLIISNYNYSTILGPYKWISNTVLINPNMVGTFIADLPYSPYPNTEATIVVVTNYGPKAIWRGIL, from the coding sequence ATGGGAGTTTCACAAGTAGTAGCATACGTGCTATTGTTTTTCATTACAATTTCACTAGGATTGATTGCTTTAGGAGCGTATATCAAAAGTCAGCAACTCTTATTACGTGCAGAGGATGTGAGACAAAGTATGGAACTAGATCAACTTAATACTAGAATATTTGTAAAGAGTGTAGTGGTAAATGGTAATCTATTATATATAACAATAACTAATAATGGATCTACCGTATTATATGATTTTAAGGATTTTACAATAATTATTAAATATTATGCAAACATAAGTAACATATCTACTCTTATAATTTCTAATTACAACTACTCTACAATCTTAGGCCCATATAAATGGATCTCAAATACTGTTTTAATAAACCCAAACATGGTAGGTACCTTTATAGCTGATTTACCGTACTCACCATATCCTAATACTGAGGCCACTATAGTTGTTGTGACCAATTATGGCCCAAAAGCAATATGGAGGGGTATACTGTGA
- a CDS encoding flagellar biosynthesis protein FlaG, which translates to MASEVISETIMLIVAVTLVGVLAGSVFSVVSSISTNMVSYSMLQSQRLVTDLQIDYATNVSSTTVIVYLHNIGESTIFNLKNSVLYFGPQGDLQQIGYNASTLPYWVVNTNTLYPGSVAKIIIYLSSPLSTTQYYTIQLVTPNGYSVSYTFEAS; encoded by the coding sequence ATGGCTAGTGAAGTTATTAGCGAGACAATAATGTTAATCGTAGCAGTCACATTAGTAGGAGTACTTGCAGGATCGGTTTTTTCTGTAGTTTCATCAATATCCACTAACATGGTATCGTATAGTATGTTACAATCGCAAAGATTAGTTACTGATCTTCAAATAGATTATGCTACAAATGTCAGTTCTACAACTGTAATAGTATACTTACATAATATAGGAGAATCAACAATTTTTAACTTGAAAAATAGTGTATTGTACTTCGGTCCACAAGGAGATCTACAACAGATTGGATATAACGCTAGTACATTACCCTATTGGGTTGTTAATACTAATACATTATATCCAGGATCTGTAGCTAAAATTATCATCTATTTATCCTCACCTTTGTCTACTACACAATATTATACGATCCAACTGGTTACCCCTAATGGCTACTCGGTAAGCTATACATTCGAGGCGAGTTAG
- a CDS encoding archaellin/type IV pilin N-terminal domain-containing protein: MLKEYNKKVKRKGLAGLDTAIILIAFIITASVLAYVAINMGLFVTQKAKSTINKGEETASTALTLSGSVLYAVNYPSNTRSYWIYFTVSPSSGVSSVELSPTTTAISFIASAEGVAYSNIYNYTLLTVSPSELANAVYANGQYLDLVNQQTSAGQTYVYYPNPYYALLALNYTLYHSIKTPSPIFITTSESAPTNYPWLKNDNSFTFTLNISGQLITYYVFVNQTFAFTYPVAGDPLIGSAIAPAGSVIGVMLLFGPDLGSYVFQYQTITIQITPNIGSSLTISEYVYQPEGSISVIG, encoded by the coding sequence ATGTTAAAGGAATACAACAAAAAAGTGAAAAGGAAAGGATTAGCGGGATTAGACACTGCAATAATATTAATAGCATTCATAATAACTGCATCAGTATTAGCTTACGTGGCTATAAATATGGGATTATTTGTGACACAGAAAGCCAAATCCACTATAAATAAAGGAGAGGAGACGGCGTCAACAGCATTAACACTATCCGGCTCCGTCCTATATGCTGTCAACTATCCATCAAATACTAGAAGCTACTGGATATACTTTACAGTATCTCCAAGTTCTGGAGTTTCTAGCGTGGAATTATCGCCCACTACTACAGCCATCTCGTTTATTGCATCTGCAGAAGGAGTGGCGTATTCAAATATATATAACTACACCTTATTAACAGTATCCCCATCTGAACTAGCGAATGCCGTATACGCGAATGGGCAGTACTTAGATCTCGTAAATCAGCAGACAAGTGCAGGTCAAACATATGTATATTATCCTAATCCTTACTATGCGTTACTAGCACTTAACTACACACTATATCATAGTATAAAAACACCATCACCAATATTTATTACTACATCCGAATCTGCCCCTACCAATTACCCATGGTTAAAGAATGACAATAGTTTCACTTTCACTCTCAACATAAGCGGCCAACTAATTACTTACTATGTGTTTGTTAATCAGACATTCGCATTTACATATCCAGTGGCAGGAGATCCATTAATAGGGAGTGCTATCGCCCCCGCCGGATCAGTAATAGGAGTAATGCTTTTGTTTGGACCAGATCTAGGAAGTTATGTATTTCAATATCAGACAATAACAATACAAATTACACCCAATATAGGATCTTCTCTCACAATATCTGAATATGTATACCAGCCAGAGGGTAGTATATCAGTAATAGGGTGA